In one bacterium genomic region, the following are encoded:
- a CDS encoding 2-oxoacid:ferredoxin oxidoreductase subunit beta, translating into MTYLAKPKFQHPAAAVNALGYTRRDYEGAVSTLCAGCGHDAIAAAIVQACFELDLPPHRIAKLSGIGCSSKMPNYILGSSHGFNSVHGRMPSVLTGANLANRDLIYLGVSGDGDSASIGLGQFAHSLRRGVNMVYVVANNGVYGLTRGQFSATADRGSPSKRGVINIDEPIDLVAVALQVGATFVARGFSGDREQLVPLLKAAILHRGAAFIDCISPCVAFNNHAESTKSFTYVRAHDEAVTELEVRRGAAAPAAPDGAVNGEVIEQNGASVLLRSLAPGYDPHDRVAAMLHLETRRADGALATGLLYVDPDPWDLHAHLETINEPLNQLRDDDLCPGAGSLAEFNGTLR; encoded by the coding sequence ATGACGTACCTGGCGAAGCCGAAGTTCCAGCACCCCGCCGCCGCGGTGAACGCGCTCGGATACACGCGGCGGGACTACGAGGGCGCGGTCTCCACGCTGTGCGCGGGGTGCGGGCACGATGCCATCGCCGCCGCCATCGTCCAAGCCTGCTTCGAGCTCGACCTGCCGCCGCATCGAATCGCGAAGCTGTCCGGGATCGGCTGCTCCTCCAAGATGCCGAACTATATTCTGGGGAGCTCGCACGGCTTCAACAGCGTGCACGGGCGCATGCCGTCGGTGCTGACCGGAGCGAACCTCGCCAACCGCGATCTGATCTATCTGGGGGTCTCCGGGGACGGCGACTCGGCGTCGATCGGCCTCGGCCAGTTCGCGCACAGCCTGCGCCGCGGCGTGAACATGGTGTACGTCGTCGCGAACAACGGCGTGTACGGACTCACCCGCGGCCAGTTCTCGGCGACCGCGGACCGGGGGTCGCCGAGCAAGCGGGGGGTGATCAACATCGACGAACCGATCGACCTGGTGGCCGTGGCGCTGCAGGTCGGGGCGACGTTCGTCGCGCGCGGCTTCTCCGGCGACCGCGAACAGCTCGTGCCGCTCCTCAAGGCCGCGATCCTCCACCGCGGCGCGGCGTTCATCGACTGCATCTCCCCGTGCGTGGCGTTCAACAACCACGCGGAGTCCACGAAGAGCTTCACCTACGTCCGCGCGCACGACGAGGCGGTGACCGAGTTGGAGGTCCGCCGCGGCGCGGCGGCGCCGGCCGCTCCCGACGGGGCGGTGAACGGCGAGGTGATCGAGCAGAACGGCGCAAGCGTCCTGCTGCGCTCGCTCGCCCCCGGGTACGACCCGCACGATCGTGTCGCCGCCATGCTGCATCTGGAAACGCGCCGGGCGGACGGCGCGCTCGCGACGGGACTGCTGTACGTGGACCCCGACCCCTGGGATCTGCACGCCCATCTCGAAACCATCAACGAGCCGCTGAATCAGCTCCGGGACGACGACCTGTGCCCCGGCGCCGGCTCCCTCGCGGAGTTCAACGGCACGCTCCGGTAG
- a CDS encoding succinylglutamate desuccinylase/aspartoacylase family protein gives MADRFQMGTARVETGSLGTGYIESAYLRDGTRVRIPLVIVHGAEPGPVLWVGSTIHGDEIPGCEVIRRVTRERLDPRALRGTLVCAPVSHPVAFLTSTRLTLHDGVNINRVFPGDPKGTITQRIAYDLFHQGAVRADAVIDIHSNAIGAVSFNIVRTGGAGPAWDAQWTLADAFGISVAVGPVGQLGLAGTLQDAAIERGKPALTVELSGGYTWEEPSVRAGVTGVLNVMKALRMLDGAPEPQTEVQILPGRLTNRHYLVCDRGGLVRPLRPLGSKVKAGEAVAVLYDVFGEAVETASSPIDGWVITYPLHGDRTAVSGDIVAFVFGTA, from the coding sequence ATGGCGGACAGATTTCAGATGGGCACGGCGCGCGTCGAGACGGGCAGCCTCGGGACCGGCTACATCGAGAGCGCGTACCTGCGCGACGGCACGCGCGTCCGGATTCCCCTCGTCATCGTCCACGGCGCGGAACCGGGACCGGTGCTGTGGGTGGGATCTACGATCCACGGCGACGAAATCCCCGGGTGCGAGGTCATCAGGCGCGTCACGCGCGAACGGCTCGACCCGCGGGCGCTCCGCGGGACGTTGGTCTGCGCCCCGGTCTCGCACCCCGTGGCGTTCCTCACCTCCACCCGTCTGACGCTCCACGACGGCGTCAACATCAACCGCGTGTTCCCGGGCGATCCGAAGGGCACCATCACCCAGCGGATCGCGTACGACCTCTTTCACCAGGGCGCCGTGCGGGCCGACGCGGTCATCGACATCCACTCGAACGCGATCGGCGCGGTGAGTTTCAACATCGTCCGCACGGGCGGCGCGGGACCGGCGTGGGACGCGCAGTGGACGCTCGCCGACGCGTTCGGCATCAGCGTCGCGGTCGGCCCCGTCGGGCAACTCGGGCTCGCCGGCACGCTGCAGGACGCGGCGATCGAGCGCGGCAAGCCGGCGTTGACCGTGGAACTCTCCGGCGGCTACACCTGGGAGGAACCGTCCGTCCGCGCTGGGGTCACCGGCGTGCTGAACGTGATGAAGGCCCTCCGCATGCTCGACGGAGCGCCGGAGCCGCAGACGGAGGTGCAGATTCTCCCGGGGCGGCTCACGAACCGTCACTACCTCGTCTGCGACAGAGGCGGGCTCGTCCGGCCGCTCAGGCCGCTCGGCTCGAAGGTCAAGGCCGGCGAGGCGGTGGCCGTGCTCTACGACGTCTTCGGCGAGGCGGTGGAAACGGCGTCGAGCCCGATCGACGGGTGGGTCATCACCTACCCCCTCCACGGCGACCGGACCGCGGTGAGCGGCGACATCGTGGCGTTCGTGTTCGGGACGGCGTAG
- a CDS encoding ABC transporter permease → MSGSRDPITIALWAFLGLVGLYMLAPLIFVTIDSFNPSTYGTFPLAGVTLHWYQNVLQVPEFRSGLVNSLIVASGATVVAVALGTLAAYGLARYRFRQRELVRSFLLLPIIVPAIVFGAALFLLYIRVGLYGTRTGLVLGHALLGLPFVMSITTASLQTLGREYEEAAMDLGANPLVTFFKVTIPSIRPGLVVSALFAFVTSWDQVEVSLFITRPRNNTLPIAMFNYEQNYQDPTLAAISAILIGFAVVLVLVAVSILKSQEYRKLVERE, encoded by the coding sequence GTGAGCGGGTCGCGCGACCCGATCACGATCGCCCTGTGGGCGTTCCTCGGCCTGGTCGGGCTGTACATGCTCGCGCCCCTGATCTTCGTGACGATCGACTCGTTCAACCCGTCCACGTACGGGACGTTTCCCCTCGCGGGCGTGACCCTGCACTGGTATCAGAACGTGCTCCAGGTGCCGGAGTTTCGGTCCGGGCTTGTGAACTCGCTCATCGTCGCATCCGGCGCCACGGTGGTGGCCGTGGCGCTGGGCACCCTCGCCGCCTACGGCCTGGCGCGGTACCGGTTCCGCCAGCGCGAGTTGGTACGGTCGTTCCTGCTCCTGCCCATCATCGTGCCGGCGATCGTCTTCGGCGCGGCGCTCTTCCTGCTCTACATCCGAGTCGGGTTGTACGGCACGCGCACCGGGCTCGTGCTCGGACACGCGCTGCTGGGGCTGCCGTTCGTGATGTCCATCACCACCGCCAGCCTGCAGACGCTCGGCCGCGAATATGAAGAAGCCGCGATGGACCTCGGGGCGAACCCCCTCGTGACGTTCTTCAAGGTCACGATCCCGTCGATCCGCCCTGGCCTCGTCGTGAGCGCGCTGTTTGCGTTCGTGACGTCCTGGGACCAAGTTGAGGTGTCCTTGTTCATCACGCGGCCGCGCAACAACACGCTGCCGATCGCCATGTTCAACTACGAGCAGAACTACCAGGACCCCACGCTCGCCGCGATCTCGGCGATCCTCATCGGGTTTGCGGTCGTGCTGGTGCTGGTGGCGGTCTCGATCCTCAAGTCGCAGGAGTACCGGAAGCTGGTCGAACGCGAGTAA
- a CDS encoding ABC transporter permease yields the protein MNARGGLRPPRAPRAQALVLPGLLGPAVVFIVGVLLTALGILLVNSAYHFTGTQVQPRVTFEAYRHFFTDPFYASVLWQEVRLAVVTTGICLLVGYPVAYAITKIRRPNWVIAAYILIFSPLLTSSIVRAYGWLVILARGGLVNWALAEAHLVGSPVRLVFNFTGVTIALVHVLLPFTVFPILSVLLRTDPTLREAAADLGATRLQTFLRVTWPLSFPGLYAAAQLTFVLAMNAYVTPQLLGGGRVQVLPLLIFENISDLNWPLAAVEAIALIALVWTTMFVSNLLFRRRLAAIGDRE from the coding sequence ATGAACGCCCGGGGGGGCCTCCGGCCGCCCCGCGCCCCGCGCGCGCAGGCGTTGGTGTTGCCGGGGCTCCTGGGGCCCGCGGTCGTGTTCATCGTAGGCGTGCTGCTCACGGCGCTCGGCATCCTGCTGGTCAACAGCGCGTACCATTTCACCGGCACCCAGGTCCAGCCGCGGGTGACGTTCGAGGCGTACCGACACTTCTTCACCGACCCGTTCTACGCCAGCGTCCTCTGGCAGGAAGTCCGTCTCGCCGTGGTGACCACGGGCATCTGCCTCCTCGTCGGCTATCCGGTCGCGTACGCCATCACCAAGATCCGGCGGCCCAACTGGGTCATCGCGGCGTACATCCTGATCTTCTCGCCGCTGCTGACGAGCAGCATCGTCCGGGCGTACGGCTGGCTCGTGATCCTCGCGCGGGGCGGGCTGGTCAACTGGGCCCTGGCGGAGGCGCACCTGGTCGGCTCGCCGGTCCGCCTCGTCTTCAACTTCACCGGGGTCACCATCGCGCTCGTGCACGTCCTCCTGCCGTTCACGGTGTTCCCGATTCTGAGCGTGCTCCTGCGCACGGATCCGACGCTTCGCGAGGCCGCAGCCGATCTTGGCGCCACCCGGCTCCAGACGTTCCTGCGGGTCACGTGGCCGCTGTCGTTCCCGGGGCTGTACGCGGCGGCGCAGCTCACGTTCGTGCTCGCGATGAACGCGTACGTCACGCCGCAGCTCCTCGGCGGCGGCCGCGTACAGGTCCTCCCGCTCCTGATCTTCGAGAATATCTCCGACCTCAACTGGCCGCTGGCGGCGGTGGAGGCGATCGCGCTCATCGCGCTCGTCTGGACGACAATGTTCGTCTCCAACCTCCTCTTCCGCCGTCGCCTCGCCGCGATCGGGGATCGCGAGTGA
- a CDS encoding ABC transporter ATP-binding protein, translating to MGTTGRAEASATPAVELQQVHKRFGQVHAVRGVSLRIRENEFFSLLGPSGCGKTTVLRMISGFEVPTEGSLYLQGRLANTIPPYRRDTNLIFQHLALFPHLDVYDNIAFGLRLRRLPRDEIARKVRASLDLVDLAGYESRRIHQLSGGQKQRIAIARALINQPAVLLLDEPLGALDLRLRMQMQVELKEIQHRVGTTFIYVTHDQTEAMTMSDRIAVMNHGVVEQIGTGRDVYERPRTRFVATFLGDSNLIDARVERREPEQTVLRAGDQRLVAPADHAAGPGAAVTLCVRPERLRLVTPIDAPAPAGYENRVPARVHDVIFKGAFIEYRLTTGSGASMIAQAHANGSPAIAREGAVAATWRRDDGVVLTE from the coding sequence ATGGGAACAACGGGACGGGCAGAGGCGTCCGCGACGCCGGCGGTCGAGCTGCAGCAGGTCCACAAGCGGTTCGGCCAGGTGCACGCGGTCCGCGGAGTCTCGCTCCGCATCCGCGAGAACGAGTTCTTCTCCCTGCTCGGCCCGAGCGGCTGCGGCAAGACGACCGTACTGCGCATGATCAGCGGATTCGAGGTCCCGACGGAGGGCAGTCTGTACCTCCAGGGGCGGCTCGCCAACACGATCCCTCCGTACCGCCGCGATACGAACCTGATCTTCCAGCACCTCGCGCTGTTCCCGCACCTCGACGTCTACGACAACATCGCCTTCGGCCTCCGCCTGCGGCGGCTGCCGCGAGACGAGATCGCCCGCAAGGTCCGCGCCAGCCTGGACCTCGTGGATCTCGCCGGATACGAGTCGCGCCGGATCCACCAGCTCAGCGGAGGGCAAAAGCAGCGCATCGCGATCGCCCGCGCGCTCATCAACCAACCCGCGGTGCTCCTCCTCGATGAGCCCCTGGGCGCCCTCGACCTCAGGCTCCGCATGCAGATGCAGGTCGAGCTCAAGGAGATCCAACACCGCGTCGGCACCACGTTCATCTACGTGACGCATGACCAGACCGAGGCCATGACCATGTCCGATCGGATCGCCGTGATGAACCACGGGGTCGTCGAGCAGATCGGGACCGGCCGCGACGTCTACGAACGGCCGCGCACGCGGTTCGTGGCGACGTTTCTCGGGGACAGCAATCTGATCGACGCGAGGGTCGAACGGCGCGAGCCGGAGCAGACCGTGCTCCGGGCGGGCGACCAGCGGTTGGTGGCGCCGGCCGATCACGCGGCGGGGCCGGGCGCCGCCGTCACGCTGTGCGTGCGCCCGGAGCGACTCCGCCTCGTCACCCCCATCGACGCCCCTGCGCCCGCCGGATACGAGAACCGGGTGCCGGCCCGCGTTCACGACGTCATCTTCAAGGGTGCGTTCATCGAATACCGGCTCACCACGGGGTCCGGCGCCTCCATGATCGCGCAGGCCCATGCGAACGGAAGCCCGGCGATCGCACGCGAGGGGGCCGTCGCGGCCACGTGGCGGAGGGACGACGGCGTGGTCTTAACGGAATGA
- a CDS encoding ABC transporter substrate-binding protein, translating into MNGRPHQRITRRELLRQGGAAGAALGIGALGGITLGAPGAADAAVAGGRKVQVTEFIWIGGGQGVVPREVKASFEKANPNVSIELYEGTNAVAYPKMVAQRQVDPNKPLINFGFFNVDAQTKGEKDGMWLGLDPAKVPNMANVYPSYHRPNNTGIGWGFSAVGILYNKKLVKEPPTSWNDIFAPRFKGKVMLFDYAWGFNGLLAVAHANGGDAKHIDVAFEKFSKAAQNGQFLALFTTNEQVKDALARGEALIAPYFTSFAITWNQESPNNAGPFAYAIPKEGVVAFTYYFNAVKGSTPDQIDVASSVINTYLSKPTIERYCNLTATIPAVKGVSLKPDLQKEPVFQSSVIEKAIQPDWATTNAQNDAWKQRWDREVKAKM; encoded by the coding sequence ATGAACGGACGACCGCATCAGAGGATCACGCGACGGGAACTCCTGCGCCAGGGGGGCGCGGCGGGCGCCGCGCTCGGCATCGGTGCGCTCGGCGGCATCACGCTCGGGGCCCCCGGCGCCGCGGACGCTGCGGTCGCCGGCGGCCGCAAGGTTCAGGTCACCGAGTTCATCTGGATCGGCGGCGGCCAGGGCGTCGTGCCGCGCGAGGTCAAGGCCTCCTTCGAGAAGGCCAACCCGAACGTCAGCATCGAGCTCTACGAGGGCACGAACGCGGTAGCGTATCCGAAGATGGTCGCCCAGCGCCAGGTCGATCCCAACAAGCCCCTGATCAACTTCGGATTCTTCAACGTCGACGCCCAGACCAAGGGCGAGAAGGACGGTATGTGGCTCGGCCTCGATCCGGCGAAGGTGCCGAACATGGCCAACGTCTACCCCAGCTATCATCGCCCGAACAACACCGGCATCGGCTGGGGGTTCAGCGCCGTCGGCATCCTGTACAACAAGAAGCTCGTCAAGGAACCGCCGACGAGCTGGAACGACATCTTCGCTCCCCGATTCAAGGGGAAGGTCATGCTGTTTGACTACGCGTGGGGGTTCAACGGCCTGCTCGCGGTGGCGCACGCGAACGGCGGGGATGCCAAGCACATCGACGTCGCGTTTGAAAAGTTCAGCAAGGCCGCGCAAAACGGCCAGTTCCTCGCGCTGTTCACCACCAACGAGCAGGTCAAGGACGCGCTGGCCCGCGGGGAGGCCCTCATCGCCCCCTACTTCACCAGCTTCGCGATCACCTGGAATCAGGAGAGCCCGAACAACGCCGGGCCGTTCGCCTACGCCATCCCCAAGGAGGGCGTCGTCGCCTTCACCTACTACTTCAACGCCGTGAAGGGCTCGACGCCGGACCAGATCGACGTGGCCTCCAGCGTGATCAACACGTACCTCTCCAAGCCGACGATCGAGCGCTACTGCAATCTCACCGCGACGATCCCCGCCGTGAAGGGCGTGTCCCTCAAGCCGGATCTGCAGAAGGAGCCGGTGTTCCAATCCAGCGTCATCGAGAAGGCCATCCAGCCGGATTGGGCGACGACCAACGCACAGAACGACGCGTGGAAGCAGCGATGGGACCGTGAGGTGAAAGCGAAGATGTAG